The sequence below is a genomic window from Nilaparvata lugens isolate BPH unplaced genomic scaffold, ASM1435652v1 scaffold7058, whole genome shotgun sequence.
ACGTTggtaacagagaatcggcaaccctgTAGTCCTATCTTACACACTGATTTAATAACGTGATTCTCACCATAACTCAACTTGCATAATCCTTGGCAGACGACAATTAGAATAATTAGACTTTGGAGTCtagtacaaacatttcattaaattgaatcaaactATTCATTAATGACttttaaatatcaaatgtttatCTTATTCATCATCAACCTCATAGGAAAAACAATATTCCAATAACAAATTCAtgtaaggctggtcacacacatattagtcaagacaatactagtcacgtttagtcacaatacttcacatagctgcttatggagtcatgtctaattgcaatgactaatcagtatGTGTGCATCATGAGCatcaatgtgaagtattgtgactaaacgtgactagtatTGTCTTGACTAATATGTGTGTGACCTCCCTTACATGAATTTGTTATTGGAATATTGTTCACACTAGACACTAGACAatactagtcacgtttagtaacaatacttcacattgatGATTATGATGCAACACatactgattagtcattgcaattagacatgaatccataagcaactatgtgaagtattgtgactaaacgtgactagtcttggcTTGACCTATCGGTCGGTTAATCGGTGACCTATCTTCAAGTCtcaaacaatatttttgtcAGTAGTCATACGacgaatcaattattatttcactttGCTCTACAATCGTagataataagagaaaaaatagatttcacattatttatttatttattattcattctttatatacaatgcaaataacactgatgtaataacattgaaagataaaataataaggtagtccttgtgctatttttcttccaaatttatagatgaTTAAAATATCACACCTTTTAAAtcgtattttcattttcttacaTTATGATATCATTATTGATCTTTCACAGGACTGGACAATTTACACGAATATTTGAAATTCTCCTACCCACGAATGAGGGCTCCATCCTTTATTTGCGAGAACGAGACTAGACAAGGACTAACCCTGCACTACAGAAGTAAACGGAGAGGGTTTGTCTATTACACAATGGGACAGATCAGAGAAGTTGCCAGACATTTCTATCACAAGGTAAAAGACAAATATTCGAATCAAAAACTATATTCTACGACAGTAATTGTTTGAATTTACTCTTTACACAAATATGATGACGTGGAATTAGAAAAATTCTAAttctaaccggcttttgtgcaaccggcacacaTTTTGTTCCAAGAGCGGCACAATTTGTTGAAGAAGTGCCATATCTCAATCGATAAACGCAATATGGTTCCCATAACTTCCATATCCATTTATTAGGTCAAAAATTACAGTAGGCTATTGAAAAGAAATACAGGCACTAGCCCAAAACATATTCAATTCCAAAATTCAGTTCTTCAACTTGCCCAattatttggcaaataaatttcaaattcaattaaagaaaaACTCTATTTTTAcaggtgatggtttcttgatccattccgagctgctatgTATTAACACAATTTTCtctatgtatttgaacacgacatgcagtcaaatattaagtaaataattgaaaactttcacttactgaagtactttcgaccgtctagcgatcattttcaacagtgtacCCTATTTTTACCCTGTTTTGGACTTCACCCTTTATTCTCTACCCTTTTACCTTTACTCTTCACCTTCACCCTGTTTTTGGACTTTACTACTTCTACCCTTGTCcctaattgaaattgaatttgaaatttatttgccaaaataaTTGGGCAAGTTGAAGAACTGAATTTTGGAATTGAATATGTTTTGGGCTATTGCCTGTATTTCTTTTCAATAGCCTACTGTAATTTTTGACCTAATAAATGGATATGGAAGTTATGGGAACCATATTGCGTTTATCGATTGAGATATGGCACTTCTTCAAAAAATTGTGCCGCTCTTGAAACAAAATGtgtgccggttgcacgaaagccggttaaattttaactgtgattaatttcacgagaaccaatcagagaagccgtcttttcaaaaacaccttctctgattggttctcgtggaataaatcacggttaaaatttaaccggcttttgtgcaactgggccattGAGTtgtaaaaatgctcaaatgctCAAGGTTCCTCTTTTGTTGTCAGTGCAGTAGGGAATTTGTTTCAAATCACGGTTTTGTCAGATGtattaattcatacaatttcttctattcatgatttttgtaactagttttctattgaaatcaagttcaatttcgaaataaaaaagtaacttATTGTGAagattcattaataatttatccatatttattttatttctgtcagtttatttatttatgtcaatTTTTCAGGAGATGAGGATAGAACTAGTGAGAGAAGAGCTGTTATTTGACACGGTGCATGTCACTTTTCAATTGACTTTTGATAATAGAGCATTTACTTTGGCCTCACTGACTATGACGAGAGAAGAGAAGCATTTGCCAGTTAGTGCATCtgtacttttcgagatatttccATTCTGCATAGTTTTCAGGtaaaattcaaaagtaaataactGATATTTATACTTTCATACCAAGTAGGCATGACATTTTTGaagtaaaaaattattttcaaaaaaattttgaaGTTATAATATTACATTTATGTTTAGGCTTgatatttcaattatatataCAGAAATGTCGGATGAAATTAGTCTTCAATTTCATTGTAGAACTTCGATGCCTCATTATGTTAACCTACAATATTGATTACTTCCAAACATTTCGGGAAAGATTTGTTTTGTAGTAGATGAATAGAATTCTACAGCACAGTACAGCAAAAAAATCTCATTGATAGATCATGAGCAATCCAAAGCATGCCACAGTCAGTGAATGAAAACttcataatatttcattaaagTCACTAGTGAGCATAAGctatcttatgctatcttttctctatgatagcatATACTGTTAACAGGCTATACTCATATAATTGAATCAGAATGGTTTATttcttgaattggattgaattacTATCTTTTTCCATAAGActacagaaaaaaattattgaattttttgtaaTAAGTGGATCTTTGGATGAATATCAATTGGAGTTTATTGTTATGTTTCTGAATAAGATGATTTTTGTAATGAAATACTATGAAGTTTTGGAATGAGTCCATTGAActtttgtattgtgaatatacCCTCGTATGAACCTGTATAGTTCATACCCTCATTctcaattaaaatttttatttctgctACTAATGACTTTTCTTGTGGAAACATATTTTTCAGTTCAGATATGGTTGTGAGAAGTATAGAAACTCACTCATTGTGATACTACCTGATCTGGTCGGCAAGAAAATAACCAACTGGTTTGATTTGGTTCGTCCATTGATtgctttcaaatttcaatcgGTGAGTGATCTttattaatagaaaaaatatttgatcaatACTTCTCAAGATGAAATCTTTTGTACTTGTATTTGATGAGTTTCCAAGGAACCACCAGTTATTaccttttttatcaattttcatcaagataaaatattttgtagtaTTTATCTAAGTTTTTAAGGTACAGTACCACGAAAAAATATACTTCCATACTACAATATCTCGATCTTCTTTCTCACCCAGTAGTTACTGCCACCTACCGGCAGAGTTCAGAACTACATTGTTGACAATATTTGAAAGAATGTGGGCGGAGCTTATAGCTGCCTCTGtagttctttctcttcttctttttcttcttcttcttcttcttcttctccttctcctgtcttcttctttttcatctccttctcctgtcttcttattcttctttcctTGCTTCGTGTCAAATTCTCTCTCAGATTTTTTCTCAATCATTTCTCCTACCATAATTTACTGATATTTCTCTTCAATTCGTACTCggtttctataaaaattttgtttcagaTTCTGAACAGGACAAACAATATATTCGAGCTAGTAACTGTGGAGCCTGTACTCACCGAAAAACCTTCTGATAGAAAACGCGATGTGGTCCTGATGAGTGATGAATCTGATGGAAATGTGGATGAAAAGCATCTCAGATTGAAAGGTATTGTTTGTTTAATTTCTTGgaagagaatattttatttatttctcaatgCGTCTGATGGTAGCATTCAAAATGCACCACAGTTTTCAATGTTAAGTCCGGCTTTGTGTGTCATCACATGGATCACAAGACTTGAATCACATTggatgtgcaagtgcacgcttggttatgccacggtatatagaagaagacggtagacgtcacgcgcatgtttgtgctaaatttctgGTGCATCTCacgtcattttatattatccaatcatctgttttaacaaataagtttcataaatattGCCAATAGGTATTAAAAGACTCGGTTgatggcgatgacgcaatctgaCGCtagctggccactgcgcacacatttcgtAACCCCTCCCGTTtttatctaaataccgtgggTTATGCTCGATCAAGCTTGCAGATGATAAACagaatctggaaagagcaataaaTAGGAACGCTTGTACTTGCTGGTGCGTTCAGTGATAGCaactacatgcaagtcacaacatgttttaatggtactttcaagtttttttcgcagctcatgcatgattcgacgaGCACTTGCACATGCATATATGCATTCAATAATCATACTCTCCGACGACAAACTCAAGTCATAAATTTGTTAAACTGAAAGAGtgtattgaatttaaattaatattttagttccaaacttttcataatttctcatcATGAATTGATTCAGTGAACTGAGAGctgtatcaatttattcatttctttcacGCATTCACACGCATTCATTTGAGTTAACTCtctccatttttttcaatagctGATTCTAAAAGATTATTTCACAAGCTGAAGTTCCCAATTTTCAACAGTGTACGCATATATTGTATaatgaccaatgaaggttgagttCCACCATAGAGAATCGAACAGTCAGTAAATTgtcagtaaaaattgacaataatcgacagtaatcggcttgagataatagtaaaagttgcgacataaattccctataccatgggatatctaattatctacttacgctattgtttctctatggttctactGTTATTGAATGAGACTTGCTTTGTTTCTCATTCACATAGTCATTGTGATAATCTTTTTTGGACAAATGAAGATTTGATTTCATctgaaatttttcttttatttttgaagGTC
It includes:
- the LOC111054571 gene encoding LOW QUALITY PROTEIN: soluble guanylate cyclase 88E-like (The sequence of the model RefSeq protein was modified relative to this genomic sequence to represent the inferred CDS: inserted 1 base in 1 codon); amino-acid sequence: VLGVTEREFFDQMGVHFVGFVSQYGYDRVLSVLGRHMRDFLNGLDNLHEYLKFSYPRMRAPSFICENETRQGLTLHYRSKRRGFVYYTMGQIREVARHFYHKEMRIELVREELLFDTVHVTFQLTFDNRAFTLASLTMTREEKHLPVSASVLFEIFPFCIVFSSDMVVRSIXNSLIVILPDLVGKKITNWFDLVRPLIAFKFQSILNRTNNIFELVTVEPVLTEKPSDRKRDVVLMSDESDGNVDEKHLRLKGQMIYMDNWRMMMYLGTPVMPDLNALVTTGLYINDLSMHDFSRDLMLAGTQQSVELKLALDQEQQKSKKLEESMRKLDEEMRRTDELLYQMIPKQVADRLRLGENPIDTCQMFDSVSILFSDIVTFTEICSRITPMEVVSMLNAMYSIFDTLTERNHVYKVIVTTISH